A region from the Silene latifolia isolate original U9 population chromosome 7, ASM4854445v1, whole genome shotgun sequence genome encodes:
- the LOC141592346 gene encoding putative CCR4-associated factor 1 homolog 11 — MVVQVREVWADNVDEEFEIISSIIDDYPFISMDTEFPGVVCRHKDRDTMSPTLNYSVLKQNVDALNIIQFGLTLSDSQGNFPSVDSDKYTYIWQFNFKDFNLSRDPHAPDSVELLRVNGIDFDRNLKDGIDSWHFSELMMSSGLVCSEGVVWVTFHGAYDFGYVLKVLTQRPLPSELRDFTGLIAIFFGEKVFDVKYMIKFCNGLYGGLDRVAKTLNIERAVGKSHQAGSDSHLTWMVFMAIRDRGYFTGGIDLYAGSYFGLEVS; from the coding sequence ATGGTGGTTCAGGTCCGAGAAGTATGGGCTGACAACGTCGACGAAGAGTTTGAAATCATCAGTTCAATCATCGACGACTACCCTTTTATTTCCATGGATACCGAATTCCCCGGCGTCGTTTGCCGTCACAAAGATCGCGACACTATGTCTCCAACGCTTAACTACTCCGTTCTTAAGCAAAACGTCGACGCTTTGAACATCATCCAGTTCGGACTTACTCTTTCCGATTCCCAAGGCAATTTCCCTTCCGTAGATTCCGACAAGTACACCTACATCTGGCAATTCAATTTCAAGGACTTCAACCTATCACGTGACCCTCACGCCCCCGACTCCGTCGAGCTCTTGCGCGTTAACGGCATTGATTTCGATCGTAACCTCAAGGACGGCATCGATTCTTGGCACTTCAGCGAGCTCATGATGTCGTCGGGCCTTGTTTGTAGTGAGGGTGTTGTGTGGGTCACGTTTCACGGGGCGTACGATTTCGGATACGTGCTCAAGGTGCTGACTCAGCGGCCACTGCCGAGTGAACTCCGTGACTTCACCGGGTTGATCGCCATTTTCTTTGGGGAGAAGGTGTTTGATGTCAAGTATATGATCAAGTTTTGTAACGGTTTGTATGGAGGGTTGGACCGGGTCGCCAAGACTCTTAATATCGAGAGAGCTGTCGGGAAGTCGCACCAGGCCGGGTCAGATAGTCACTTGACGTGGATGGTCTTTATGGCTATTCGCGACCGGGGGTACTTTACAGGCGGGATTGATCTGTATGCAGGATCTTATTTCGGACTTGAGGTTTCTTAG